Part of the Anabrus simplex isolate iqAnaSimp1 chromosome 4, ASM4041472v1, whole genome shotgun sequence genome is shown below.
AGATCTACAGCACAGCGAGGTAGGCCCTACTGCTTGCCATGTACAGAATGTAAATTATGTAGAGAGTGGTGCAACAGATATCATGTAATGTGGCATTGTACCATTGACACAGTTTTGCACTTCAAATATCTAAAATGTCTGTGTGCTTTTCTGTTTCAAAGGAACAAAGAGCTTCAAACCCAAATCTGAAATGAAGAATATTTGTAATTCTGTGCGATTATATAAGTTACTATATACATTATATTttctatggccattggctgcattaagtattatccgcgcactttttagtgatagatttttgtactcgttggagaagtaagaagggttccgttaatactgccaactgaatggaaatgaaatctgaattgaatcgataatatgatcgatcgaaatgaattttataaacctttattattttaagcaaacaactgtgtcacacacacacaatatttaatactatataacatttcccgttgccaaacgtgttcctagcatgaattctatagtttggctctgctgtgtaaacaacaacagtacgagtacttaaagtgtacgccagatggcgcacagcgatgataagcgattcttagtttgtgtttcaaaggttgccaatacgaatctcgaagataaccaaagtcgaccgcttcagcactagggtgtaaatctatcactataaagtgcgcagataatatactCTATCTAAGAGGCAATTCAGGAATCTCAGAAGTGTAGGGTGAATAAATCCTACTTATCCTGAAATAATATctatgtagttaagtgtaagagagggccaggagccctaacttcgcaagGACCATAAAGattttgtctatctatctatctatatataatcATTCTTTCATAGAACAATTGTTCATTCACAATTTTACATATCTTCATCATGAACAACTGCTTCATCCCAGGGTCCATATATGTTGTCTTTATAACTTTGCCATCTTAAAAATAAGTATGGACATAAAAGAGTGATGAATGTTATAACacaggcaaataaaactgccataGTAATTGATACAGTATACAAAGCATAGAGGACTACCATTACTACAGCAGTCAGCAATAAGAGAGAATTCTTAATTCTTGCTAACAGCAGAGGTAGCAGAGCAAAACATTCCACAGTTATAGTCAACAGAACAAATGCATGGAATGCAGAAGCTAAACGTGAAGCTAAGCATATAGAACCAAATATTGCTGCATTAAGAGAAAGAGCGCTTGAAACAATTCCAGCTGGAACCCCATAGTCAAAAAAGACTATATGAATGATCATCATAAGTGTCGACATAGCAAATATAGTATCAGTACTGATTGTATCTGTTAAAGTCTTAAGAATTGGTGAGAGAACATAaccaaataccaaaaatattaagACAGTTCGTAAATCCTTCACAAGAGTAGAATAATAACTGTCGCTTGTACCTAAAATACGATGAATTATATATCCCAGAGCTGTTATAATACTGCTTTGGAATAAAACAGTTTCTGGATTGATCCATTCGTTGTACAAATACACAAACACTACAGCAAATAAGACAACTGTACAAATTTCTTGCGTAACCAATCCAGCACCAAGAACAGCACATCGAAATGAGACATTTTCGACGTTAACATTTTTCCTTAACTCATCCAGGAAAGTAACATCCGTATAATTGTCTGGATATCCTTCATTCTCGTACAAGTTCTTTTTCCACTTTTTCATCTTGAAGTTCTTTTAAATATATATCGACAGAAGTTTGAACAATTACCTAGTTACCCTATACC
Proteins encoded:
- the PIG-C gene encoding phosphatidylinositol N-acetylglucosaminyltransferase subunit C; translation: MKKWKKNLYENEGYPDNYTDVTFLDELRKNVNVENVSFRCAVLGAGLVTQEICTVVLFAVVFVYLYNEWINPETVLFQSSIITALGYIIHRILGTSDSYYSTLVKDLRTVLIFLVFGYVLSPILKTLTDTISTDTIFAMSTLMMIIHIVFFDYGVPAGIVSSALSLNAAIFGSICLASRLASAFHAFVLLTITVECFALLPLLLARIKNSLLLLTAVVMVVLYALYTVSITMAVLFACVITFITLLCPYLFLRWQSYKDNIYGPWDEAVVHDEDM